From the Hymenobacter yonginensis genome, one window contains:
- a CDS encoding TolB family protein, which translates to MKRLLLLPLLALLSAGTAQAQREQSIWLFGQQAGLTFPADGGAPTPLLTSKMTTYEGSAVATNAQGQLLFYTNGEFVFNRQHQVMPNGRKLMGSNSSTQSALIVPDPGSGNVFYVFTVGAQGGPNGLRYSTVDMTRENGLGDVPRSNALLISPVAEKLAAVRHANGRDVWIVAHRWNSNAFVSFLVTADGVQSKPIMSNVGSMHAGPGRNAIGAMKFSPDGRKLAVALWREANKYEVFDFDRSTGLVKNVKAFAPYPEAYGVEFSPDGSKLYGSSNGEGGGQAQIFQFDLKTGKATVIGKSANRKVGSLQRAPDGNIYVAREDNQFLGIIQNPNSDAAKYVDDGLKLGGRRSKLGLPNFITEPGK; encoded by the coding sequence ATGAAACGACTCTTGCTCTTACCATTGCTGGCGCTGCTGAGCGCGGGCACGGCGCAGGCCCAGCGCGAACAGTCCATCTGGCTGTTTGGCCAGCAGGCCGGCCTCACGTTCCCGGCCGATGGTGGCGCCCCCACCCCGCTGCTCACCAGCAAAATGACCACCTACGAAGGCTCGGCGGTGGCCACCAACGCCCAGGGCCAGCTGCTGTTCTACACCAACGGCGAGTTCGTGTTCAACCGCCAGCACCAGGTGATGCCTAACGGCCGCAAGCTGATGGGCTCCAACTCCAGCACCCAGAGCGCCCTCATCGTGCCCGACCCCGGCTCCGGCAACGTGTTCTACGTGTTTACGGTGGGCGCCCAGGGCGGCCCCAACGGCCTGCGCTACTCCACCGTGGATATGACCCGCGAAAACGGCCTTGGTGACGTGCCCCGCTCCAACGCCCTGCTGATTTCGCCGGTGGCCGAGAAGCTGGCCGCCGTGCGCCACGCCAACGGCCGCGACGTCTGGATTGTGGCGCACCGCTGGAACTCCAACGCCTTCGTGAGTTTCCTGGTGACGGCCGACGGCGTGCAGAGCAAGCCCATCATGAGCAACGTGGGCAGCATGCACGCCGGCCCCGGCCGCAACGCCATTGGCGCCATGAAGTTCTCGCCCGATGGCCGCAAGCTGGCCGTGGCTTTGTGGCGCGAAGCCAACAAATACGAGGTATTTGACTTCGACCGCAGCACCGGGCTGGTGAAAAACGTGAAGGCCTTCGCGCCTTACCCCGAAGCCTACGGCGTGGAGTTTTCGCCGGACGGCAGCAAACTCTACGGCTCCAGCAACGGCGAGGGCGGCGGCCAGGCTCAGATCTTCCAGTTCGATCTGAAAACCGGCAAAGCCACCGTCATCGGCAAATCAGCCAACCGCAAAGTGGGCTCCCTGCAGCGCGCCCCCGACGGCAACATCTACGTGGCCCGCGAAGACAACCAGTTCCTGGGCATCATCCAGAACCCCAACTCTGACGCCGCCAAGTACGTGGACGACGGCCTGAAGCTAGGCGGCCGCCGCAGCAAGCTGGGCCTCCCCAACTTCATCACCGAGCCTGGGAAGTAA